The proteins below come from a single Maylandia zebra isolate NMK-2024a linkage group LG23, Mzebra_GT3a, whole genome shotgun sequence genomic window:
- the LOC101478566 gene encoding beta-1,3-galactosyltransferase 1, with product MPSKVSCLYLLTVVCWASALWYLSVSRPSTSYVGQVNIPIRNTLKVNKNSTFSNIRTRSVNPHDFGYLINEDKKCESEPPFLVILISTTHKEFDARQAIRETWGDESTFQDVRVVTLFLLGRSTDVVLNQMVEQESQIFHDIIVEDFIDSYHNLTLKTLMGMRWVATFCSKAQYVLKTDSDIFVNMENLIFSLLKPTTKPRRRYFTGYVINGGPIRDMRSKWYMPRDLYPESKYPPFCSGTGYVFSADVAELIYKTSLHTRLLHLEDVYVGVCLRRLGIHPFQNSGFNHWKMAYSLCRYRRVVTVHQISPEEMHRIWNDMTSKKHLKC from the coding sequence ATGCCTTCTAAGGTTTCCTGCTTATACTTGCTGACAGTGGTATGCTGGGCCAGCGCTTTGTGGTACCTGAGTGTTTCCCGCCCCTCTACTTCCTACGTGGGCCAGGTGAACATCCCAATACGCAATACACTCAAGGTGAACAAGAACTCCACATTCAGCAACATCCGCACGCGCTCTGTCAACCCACACGACTTCGGCTACCTCATCAACGAGGACAAGAAGTGTGAGTCGGAGCCCCCGTTCCTTGTCATCCTCATCAGCACCACTCACAAGGAATTCGATGCCCGTCAAGCCATCAGAGAGACATGGGGGGATGAGAGCACGTTTCAGGATGTGCGCGTGGTCACGCTCTTCCTGTTAGGCCGAAGCACTGATGTTGTCCTCAACCAGATGGTGGAGCAGGAGAGTCAGATCTTTCATGACATTATAGTGGAGGATTTTATTGACTCATACCACAACCTGACGCTCAAGACTCTTATGGGCATGCGCTGGGTGGCCACCTTCTGCTCTAAAGCTCAATATGTCCTCAAGACAGACAGTGACATCTTTGTCAACATGGAGAACCTCATCTTTAGCCTCCTGAAGCCTACCACAAAGCCCCGAAGGAGGTACTTCACTGGTTATGTCATCAACGGTGGGCCAATCAGAGACATGCGCAGCAAGTGGTACATGCCCAGGGATCTGTACCCAGAGAGCAAGTACCCGCCGTTCTGCTCTGGCACCGGCTACGTTTTTTCAGCAGACGTGGCTGAACTCATCTACAAAACCTCCTTACACACCAGGCTGCTGCACTTGGAGGACGTGTACGTTGGTGTGTGCCTCCGGAGGTTAGGAATTCACCCTTTCCAGAACAGTGGCTTCAACCACTGGAAGATGGCCTACAGCCTCTGTCGCTACCGCAGGGTGGTCACCGTCCACCAGATCTCCCCTGAGGAGATGCACCGCATCTGGAACGACATGACCAGCAAGAAACACCTGAAATGTTAG